The DNA segment GCAGGCCCAGGACCCCGGAAATTTCCGCGGCTTCGATGCTCTCGTCAAAGCTGGAGTCCGGAAACGCTGCCGTGAAGGTTCCCAAATCACTACGGCCGCTGCTGGCCAGAATGCTGGCAATCGCGCTGGAGTCAATGCCGCCGGAAAGGAAGACGCCCAAGGGACGATCCGCCGCGGTGCGCAGCATGACCGCACGCCGCAGTTCCTCCAGCGCTTCCTCGACGGCCGATGTTCCGGGGGGCTGGCCATTGCGCTCGGGCAGGAACCAGTAACGGTTTTTTTGAAGGTGGCCGGTGACAAGGTCATATGTCAGATAGTGGGCATTTTCAAGGCGGCGCAGGCGTGAAAAAATCGTCCGCGGTGCCGGAATGTAGCGATGGGCGAGGTAGGCATCAATGGCCTCGGGATCGAATGCCCGCTGGTTAACCGGAAGCCAGGGCAGCAAACAGCGAACTGTCGAACCGAAGGCAATGCCATCGGCTTGAACACCATAGACGAGCGGTTTGAGGCCGAGGCGATCGCGGGCCAGAAAGACCTTGCCCAGGCGCAGATCGAGGATGACCAGGGCGAACATCCCGCGCAAATGTTCCAGAAGTGCAGGAAAACCGAATTCCTGGTAGGCGCGCAGGATGAATTCGGTATCGGAATGCGTGCGGAAGGGAATGCCCTGGGCAGCCATGGCGGCAGCTTGTGCTTCCCAGCCATAGACCTCGCCGTTGTAACAGAGCCAGATCTGATTGTCATCACTGGCCATGGGTTGGTCAGCAACCGGGCGGGGATCGCGGATGGACAGACGGGCATGCAGCAAGGCTGAAGTCGCCGCAGCTTCAGGACCGACCTGGTTTTGCTGTTGCCACGCTATTTCGTGGGAGGCGTCGGGGCCGCGCTTGGCCAGTGCGGCAAGCATGGCACGCCGGGTGGCCGGCGCCAGGGGACGATTACCGAAAAAGCCGGCGATGCCGCACATCAGGCATGAACTCGTGCAATGATTTTTCTGCTGGACATTCTTCGCGTCTTCTCAATGCTTGCGGCGAGTGGCATACCAATGCGCCAGCGTGGGATGACGATAGAGCCACAGGCGGCTGAGCAACCAGCGTGCCCCCTTGTCCTTGACAACAATGCGGTGAATATAAGCGGGATCGTCACCCGGCAGGTTTGCACCCGGGACGGTAGTGTAGAGATGGCGGTAGCCCGCGTTCCTGGCTACGGCAAGGTAATCATCGTCGAAATATCCCTGCGGCCAGCAAAGGTGGTCACTGGTACTGCCGAGACGGGTTTCAAGAAGGGATCGGGCCGACGCGAGGTCGCTGGCCAGCGCGTGGCGCTTTTCAGCCGGGGCGACGCAGGTCTTGTCCCAGCGGTTATGTGTGTGGGTATGTGAATGGAATTCGAAGGTGCCGGCCGAAACCATGGCCTCAATCTCACTCCAGCGCACGATAACCTCATCCGAACGGCCCTCGGCGATGATTCGTTTGCAGACATTATGCTCAGGGGTCGCTGGCAGGTTGTTGCTTCCCTGATTGGCGTGGGGCCGCCGCGGGCCTTCCCTGACCCAGCCGGTGACGACGAACATGAGCGCCGTAAATGCAAATTTTTCCAGCACCGGATGTGCGTACACCCAGTTATCCAGGTAGCCATCGTCGAAGCTAAGCACCACTGATTTGTCTGGAACCGGGTTGCCCGCGAGATAGGCGCCAAACTGATTGGCATCAAGGGTGCGATAGCCCGCCGCGGAAAGGGCTGCCATCTGCTCCGCGAAATGGCCAGGTGTCAGCGTGACCAGGCCGGGACAGGGCGATATGTGGTGGTACATCA comes from the Georgfuchsia toluolica genome and includes:
- a CDS encoding polysaccharide deacetylase family protein, with the protein product MKPARSVPVLMYHHISPCPGLVTLTPGHFAEQMAALSAAGYRTLDANQFGAYLAGNPVPDKSVVLSFDDGYLDNWVYAHPVLEKFAFTALMFVVTGWVREGPRRPHANQGSNNLPATPEHNVCKRIIAEGRSDEVIVRWSEIEAMVSAGTFEFHSHTHTHNRWDKTCVAPAEKRHALASDLASARSLLETRLGSTSDHLCWPQGYFDDDYLAVARNAGYRHLYTTVPGANLPGDDPAYIHRIVVKDKGARWLLSRLWLYRHPTLAHWYATRRKH
- the asnB gene encoding asparagine synthase (glutamine-hydrolyzing) — encoded protein: MCGIAGFFGNRPLAPATRRAMLAALAKRGPDASHEIAWQQQNQVGPEAAATSALLHARLSIRDPRPVADQPMASDDNQIWLCYNGEVYGWEAQAAAMAAQGIPFRTHSDTEFILRAYQEFGFPALLEHLRGMFALVILDLRLGKVFLARDRLGLKPLVYGVQADGIAFGSTVRCLLPWLPVNQRAFDPEAIDAYLAHRYIPAPRTIFSRLRRLENAHYLTYDLVTGHLQKNRYWFLPERNGQPPGTSAVEEALEELRRAVMLRTAADRPLGVFLSGGIDSSAIASILASSGRSDLGTFTAAFPDSSFDESIEAAEISGVLGLPNTSISIPMRLGDAFDRIVADLDEPFADPSSIPTWFLARETVKHVTVVLGGDGGDEIFAGYKRHPKHLRTHWRAGLKLPLPAPVSLDGKGWSRLADELRLPWELAYTLRFSGFTPAQRRFLSASQKLESEVWWRPIDTNPSMPLEYMLACDFANTLPEYILRKADLCTMAHGLELRAPLLDHHWLEKLALVAPAARYTHPAKHFLNAVMVPLSRLQLFERKKRGFNPPLGDWLRGDLRDAWRVWERGSPH